DNA sequence from the Vicia villosa cultivar HV-30 ecotype Madison, WI linkage group LG3, Vvil1.0, whole genome shotgun sequence genome:
tttatacaaaaaaattacattgtttatctagaatattaaaaatacattgtatgcaacaaatattGTATGAGACCTGCTCATgctataattttaatattctaggtaaacaatcttgatattctgcgaagatttgttgcatacattgtattttaaatattctggataaacaatgtaaccatttttgtaaaaaaaaaatttactctAACCTCTCGGTTGTTTTAAAAACCGAAATGATAGTTAAGTGTTTTTTTCACTATTTTCAATCAACGACATTAAACAAATTTTTGTCGTCCATTTAAAGGTTATCAACGCTCAAGAATccaccattagtgatccgcgCGAAACCTAAGGGACGTCCATTATATAAGTTCTCTTAATATATTGGAAATTTAAATGAAAcatatgaagcgcttgaaacctCAGGAAACTTAGAAAAGTTTTCTACGATGGATTGAAAGAGCAGAAAATCATTTGAGTTCAAGGTTTGTTATACTAAATTTTTATTTGTACcgaaaatatttttgattattgatattaattatcttacaCTTTTTTTTACTAGAAATAAATACATGCAAGATCAATAGAGAATATCCTTTAACAaactcttttattttgttttgagaaaagagtTTCCCAATATTTGATCTTGTCCAGAATATCAAGGAATTGAATATCCAACATATAATCTTCACGGATAATTAATGTAATATTATGGGTAGTCACTGTAacgattaaaaaatataatattgtacTGTTACgagaattattataaaaaaactaaGGACCCCTCGATTTTTATAATAAATCGAGATAAAAGAAAGCGctagtttttgtaaataataaaagtgcagaaaTTTAGGTTCGAATCCATGCGATAATAAACATTTACACCAGTGTTTCAAAAACCGAGGTATTAAGTCGTTACTTTTAATAACGCTCTTCGTTACCTCGCTTCTTTAGCCGAGGTAAAATGCATTTCGCGTCCGATGTTAGAACCATTTTTTGTAGTATTGGTTTTTATCTTCTCCAAGATTCTTCAGCTTCTTTTATAGATGAACACAAAAGAGATGTTGGAGAAGACTTCATGCACAAGTGATTCTTGGAGAGAAGCATCAGCAGATCCGTTGGAAAGCTTCTAGATATAGTTAATGTCGTTCCAATgccatttgaaactcctttgctaaAAGGGAAATATCAATTGCaattcttcaatcttctgcaAATTTCGGCTAAGTTTTCACGTGATCAGAATAGGACAAGCACAAGAAGACAAAATGGCTTCAGAGTCTGATAGTGACCTATCAGAGTTTTTTTATTCTTGAACTTTTATTTGCTTCAGGTTCTGAGTCTTCAGAAGACAGATCTCAACTTTTGATCCTTCACACTCTAGGTCTTACAAGGTTGACTTAATCTTCATAAGTTGACTTCTTCGAAGTCTGAATCTTCAGGTTATGATCCTTTAGAGGTTGACTTTCTTTAGACTCTGATCTTCAGAAGATGACCTTTTCATATGCTGATTCTTCAGACTCTGGTCTTTAGAATCTGCATCTTAAGACTTTTCTTTAAATGTTCAATGCAATGTTAGAATTGACTTTGAATCAGAATTTTAATCTATGTTCCTGCACGCTTTAACAAACATTAGTATATccaattgttctttaaatactttttatcatcaaaacctaaggaaTACGGTACACACCAAATTTGTTCCAACAATCTTCCtttttttaatgatgacaaacACAAATATTTAAGATCAATGATTGTTGATTTAATTAACCTGTTGGCTTCAGAGTCTGAGGTTTGTAAATCCTCTGAGTCTGATAGTCCTAAGGGTGAGGTTTGTAATCTGATCCCCCAAAGTCCTATCTAGGTTAATTAAAGTTGTCTTTAAAGCaccaaaaaaatcttaaaaatttaAGCAATAAATAATCTTAACCAATCTAATTAAGATGCTTAAATACGTATTCCTTTAAAAGTTGAGTGGAAAAAATTGAAAGATTTTAGTTGGGAGTGTTTTAGAGGGCTTAGGGGATCCATAATTTGGGGGAACTCCAAAtttgtattgaatgagggtttcgaaaggttttggagagcttacataaatttttcaaatatctattgttatagtattctgaaaatttaaaatatagtAACGATAAAACACTCTTTTATCATTTTAtacaaattcatttttttaatgtcTAAtattttctctatattttttaaaaattcattctCAGAAGCATTTCTCTCTTCTTCCTTctaaactcgcaaacaaagttttagtcaaaactttttttttttaaatttaaaatttaggaTAAAGTTGATAGATTTGttgaaaaagaatcaaaatgTAGTAGTGTGAAAAAGTCTCatattaattataaatgtaaAAATTTAAACATTTATAAATGAAAAAACGCATTTGAATAAATATATAGTGTATTTGTATGTTGCTAAAAAAAAAAATGCTCCAAAATGAAAAGGCTCATCGTTTGACCGGATTGTCGAGCCAGGTAAATTTTTTGAAGAGAAAGTACACaattaagaaaacaaataaataatcatCCCATGCTTCACtcacttttttcaaaaattacCCACGCAGCAACATAGGTGCTCACAAGAACTCTTGTCGTTTTTGTTGTTTCCACtacaaaataataaacaatataaTATAAGAATCTAATAACACTTATGCGAGTTCCACGAGAGTTACATTAAGATTAGTATATGATTATCAACTCTAATGAGTGtataatattttgatatttattttgctTCACTTAGATTTATATATGAAACTGCACCTAGCTAGCTACCATAACCATACACAACTTTATTTTGTAGTGAAAAAAATATTCAAGTTATTGACTTGTTATGGTTACTATAACCTTCACACTTCACAAAGAAACAGTTCAATCATGGTTATTTCTAAGTAGAACTCGCATGATTTTCCAGTTCATATGTGTCTTGTCTCTCTTTTATTATCGTATCAAAAATTTCATTACTTCCTATCCATGGATTCTAATGACACTAGCTGAAACTATTCTATCAGTTATGTGGTTTTTTAACCAAGCATACCGGTGGCGGCCGGTGACTCGGTCAGTTATGACCGAAAAACTCCCGGCCGACGAGAATTTACCTGGACTTGACATATTTGTGTGTACGGTCGATCATGAGAAAGAACCGACCGTTGAAGTTATGAACACGGTTGTTTCGGCTATTGCTATGGATTACCCTAGTGATAAACTTTGTGTTTATCTTTCTGATGATGGTGGTTCTCCTGTTACTTATTTTGGGATTAAAGAGGCTTCTGAATTTGCTAAAGTTTGGGTTCCTTTCTGTAAAAAATATAGTGTTAAATCAAGGAGCCCTAAGGTTTTTTTCTCACCAATGGGTGAGGATGAACATGTTCTTAGGTCACATGAATTTGAAGTAGAGAGAGATCAGATTaaggtattttatttattatgagCAGTTAAACATTTTATATGGTCTATATGTATAATTAATATGTTTcataatgtttttataattttacagGCGAAATATgagaaaatgcataaagataTTGAAAATTTCAGTTCTGATCCAAAGAATCTTTGTATGGTCAATGACAGATCTTCTCGGATTGAGGTatgacttttatatatatatacagatcTTCTCGGATTGAGGTatgacttttatatatatatttcatgctACTACGACTAAGTAGTTGTTATAATTTAGTTTTGAATATGTGGATCATTAAgtcaataaaattatttatataaataactaataaatcaacttttattttttgtttggaatacaaaattaaaataatttttatttatattgccattttatatttgttattttagatTATAGATGACGAATCAGAAACTCCGCGTGTTATTTACGTGTCTCGTGAAAGAAGACCATCACTTTCTCACAATTTCAAAGGAGGTGCCCTCAATACATTGGTGTGtaaatttcaaattatatatcttttcaaaattttatttatgatgcaattaataaaatttaacacttttttttttaattgtgcaTGTAGCTTAGAGTTTCAGGTTTGATAAGTAATGGGCCTTATGTACTTGTAGTGGACTGTGACATGTATTGCAATGATCCATCATCTGCCAAACAAGCAATGTGTTTCTTTCTTGATCCAGAAACCTCTAAAAATATTGCTTTTGTTCAATTCCCTCAAATGTTTCACAATCTTAGCAAAAAAGATATCTATGATAATCAATCAAGAAATGCTTTTaaggtaaataaaaaaaattaagtcatTCATTTATGGTTTTCATCtttctttgtttcttttttttttaccacAATTTGCAAAATTGTCAAATAGTTTGTGTGGTCACATAGTCAAGTAAGTATCTTTGACTATGTAATCACAATCAAACAATTTTAATTTATTGTAaagtaattttttgaattttaaaataaatataaatctatTCTTTTTGGGTTGTGCCATTAAGATGGAATTGTTGTACAATAAAAATTGACTACATGAAACCTAATTTCCTTTTTAGACAAGGTGGCAAGGGATGGATGGATTGAGAGGTCCAGGTCTTTCTGGAAGTGGTAATTACTTGAATAGAAGTGCATTATTGTTTGGAAGTCCAAATCAAAAAGGTACATATTTCTTCATTATTATACTATACATAGTCATCTTCAATTGTTAGAGGTATTGTGTTGGTTAGCTATGATTAAACCGTGATAAAATAGATAGGGATTCTTTGTTTATTATGAGTCATATTTATTCTCAAACTTATCTtaaaaaatttgaggccctgAACTAAAACTCATCATGCACACTTTCAAAATGGCTGTACTATTTTACAGTAGAAATTTCTATTGGAGATTCTTCCTTATGGTTTTTTTCCCATTAGAGATTTCtccttatgatttttttttgtcatGATTGTAGATGAGTATCTTCATGATGCCCGAAAATACTTTGGAGAATCAACTACCTACATAGAATCACTCAAAGCCATTCGTGAACAACAAATTATCAAAAAGAATCTTTCAAAAGATGAAATTTTTCTAGAAGCTCAAATAGTTTCATCGTGTTCCTATGAAACAAACACAAAATGGGGCTCAGAAGTAGGATTCTCATATGGTATTTTACTAGAGAGTACTATGACTGGATATCTTTTACACTGCAGAGGATGGAAATCAGCTTATCTTTATCCAAAAACACCTTGTTTCTTAGGGTGTGCACCAATTGATATCAAAGAAGGAATGCTTCAATTGGTGAAATGGTTGTCTGAACTTTGCTTACTTGCTGTCTCTAAATACAGCCCTTTTACTTATGGATTTTCAAGAATGTCAACTATTCATAACTTCATTTATTGCTCCATGTCTATTTCATCTATGTATGCTATTGGTTTCATTCTTTATGGTTGTGTACCTCAACTTTGCTTCTTAAAAGGAATTCCTGTTTTTCCAAAGGTAGAAAATCTCTTTTATTCCATGCTTTTTACTAGTTTTTAAGAGTCTCAAATCGTATAATGTATAACCTGAAGGTGTGCTTATAAATTGGTGTTATCCTCACACTACAAGTCAATTTTGTAGGGCTAAGTTAGGGTCAACACATTTCTTAACACTAGTCCTATTTTGcaatatattttattatgattTAACATATTTTCAATTATTGATGATACAGGTCACAGATCCATGGTTTGCAGTGTTTGCAATATTATACATAGCCACACAAATTCAACATTTGATAGATGTGATTTCTGGTGATGGGTCAATTTCAATGTGGTGGGATGAACAAAGAATTTGGATTATAAAATCACTTACAAGTTTATTTGCAATGATAGAGGCAATTAAGAAATGGTTAGGATCAAATAAAAAGAGACTCTACTTATCAAACAAAGcaattgacacaaacaaagaGAAAATCAAGAAATATGAACAAGGTAGGTTTGATTTTCAAGGTGCAGCTTTGTATATGTCTCCGATGATTGTGCTACTCATAGTCAACACTATTTCTTTCTTTGGTGGTTTATGGAGACTTTTCAAAATAAGAGACTTTGAAGAAATGTTTGGTCAATTTTTCTTAGTAAGTTATGTCATGGCACTTAGTTATCCAATTTTTGTAGGGATTTTAACCATGAAAAATAAGAGTGGGTAGTGAAACTTAAGATTTGATGTGACACTCTTAAGATTGAATTTAACAAGTTTACAAAGTTGCACTTCAACCTCTATTACAAAAATCATAGGTTAGAACAACCTTATTATTATCTACCCTACAAGAATTACTCACTTATTCCGTATTAactttctaatttaattttttttattctgttTCAATTATATCATTTAAGTTGTCCACATTTACGTATGTTTTGCTACatatattttctctcttctttttagATGGAAGGAAAAAATTGATGAAATtactattttataaattaaacgacaagaaaataaataatctgACGCACCGCTCTAAaataaaatatgcattttttaatgGCCCCTTAGATGAATAAGTTTATGTAGCATAACCACTTGGGTTTGTGAAACAAGATCAAGAAAGCAAGGTATACATGTTGCATAGAGCCCTGTGTGGACTCAAACAAGCTCCAAGaacttggaataagaagatataTGGTTTTCTAAGGGAGATGGAGTTTGTAAAGTGCACAACTGAGTATGGTGTATATGTTAAAAGAAACAGGAGaaaattgcttatactatgtctctatgtatACGATATGTTGATAAAAGGCAGCCGCAAGGAACAAATAGAAGACTTCAAAGGTGACCTGAGCAAGGAATTCAAAATGTTTGACTTAGGCAACATTTCATACTACCTTGGTATAGAATTatacaagagtagtagaggccCGATGATGCaccaaagaagatatgcaagggAGATACTCAAAATATTTGAGATGGAGGATAGCAATGCAATTTTGACACTGGCTGAACCAAGAGTGCAATTGATGAAGAACTCGAATGAAGATGAAGTCAATTAAACTTGGTATAGAAGACTTATTGGATCACTAatatacctttgtcacacaaggcctgatCTAGCATACAATACGAATATGGTGAGTAGATTCATGCAAAAGCCAAAGTCATCTCATCTCGCAATAGCAAAAAGAATAATAAGGTATATCAAAGAAACACTCGACTATGGAATTTTGTTTCCTGCAATGATGAAGGAAAGGAATGAAAACTAGTGAGATACACTAACTCGAGTTAGTATGGTGATATTGAAGATAAAAAAATTACAGTTGGTTATATTTTAATGCTAGGAGGTGCACCACATACTTGAAGCTCAAGAAAAGAACCACTCGTAGCTCTATCATTATGTGAGGTTGAATACATAGTTTCATCTCTTTGTGCATTTTAAGAAACATGGATATTGAATCTGATCAAAGAAATTGCAAGTGAGAATCATTGAGCAATGATCGTGAAAATTGATAACATGCCTGCTATATATCAATTTGGCCAAGAATGTGATAGTACATGGAAGAAGCAAACACATTGAGATAAGATTCCAGTATCTTAGAGAGCAAGTAACAAATGGGAAGTTGGACTTGGAACACTACATGATTGAGAATTAGATTGCAGACATTATGATGAAGGTTATGCAGGCGAAATTATTTAAGAGATTTAGAATTATGATGAATGTGGATAGCATAGACACAAttaattaggtggtgtgttaaatatataatttgattCTGTTAAGAATGTGAGTAAGTTCAAGATTTGACAGAGTCAAAGTTTTCTGTATTCGATAGAGTATGAGTCGAATATAGTTTGTAATGATCAAGTTGTATGTATTCAACTGAGAGTCAAATACAAATTTTTGGAGCTTAAGTTAGTTAGTTTAACATTACTTAATATGCAAGTAGTCTAATTATAAATAGGAGGTGACTTCTGCATTTGTGATAATCCCATTTTTTTATAAGAGACTTCACAGTTGTGAATTAAGACAGGGAGTAACTTTGCAGAATCAATAATATTATCCTTTTCTTCTTCTAAGTCCTAATTTCTCTCTTCTatttcattttcctttttcaaagattccattttctttttcaaatcattGTGCACGGGAATCATCTTGCAACCAAGATGTGGTTGAATCACTCGAGTGAATAGTGAGGAATGAGAATTTTGAATCAATCAAGAAAGCGTTGAATCTTCCTCTGTATATGAATTGCTTACCCAAGTGGTTGACCAGTACTCAATTTTTATTCTTCTCACTGTCCTTGAGCTCTCACTTGATTGTGCCTTGATAATTCTCATCTTTCATAGTTTTCTTGTGATTAACGGGTTCTGATTCAACCATCATAACTTATTCAATCAAATCACCATTATCTCTTATTGCTTGATCAGGAAATATTTCATAATTACTCAATCTAATTGATTGAGTTCGGGTTCTTATTATCCTCCCTACTTCTTGAATTTGTGCAATATCAATTTCTTGGTCATCGTCTTAGAGTTGTGTTTATGCCGCTTGGACTTTCACATTCTTGCATTGGACTTCTTATAACTTTCAACCAATTTCATCCTTCGTTCTCATCAAATTGCACATGTATGCTTATCATCGCCCTATTCTTATTTGGTGATAATAATTTGTAGGCATCTATGGAATGATATCCAGCCAATATTGTGGCTTAACCTCTATCAGCTAGCTTCCTTATGAGCTGCTCAGGTACATGCATGTATCATAATGAGCATAAAATCTTGAAGTGTCCATCACTTGATTTCAAACCTGACCAAGCCTCATGTCTTGTTGCTATTTTTTATTGGACAACTATTAATGATGTAGACTGCAGTTGACGGTAGCCTCACCCTATAAATGGGTTGGCATTTGCTTTGCCTTGAGCATGCTTTTTGCCATGTTCAAAATGATTTTATTCTTTCTCTCAACAATATCATTATGATGAGGTGTCTAAAGTGCTAtaacttcatgctcaattccTTATTTCTCACAAAAATTATCAAATTTGGTTAAAGTGCTATAACTCCATGCACCATCTTCTTCGTATGCATTACATTATTTTCATTTATGGTTGATGCAAGACATCTAAAATTAAGATGTCTATACCTCATCCAATTTTGGTATTCATTTGTGGTTGATGCAAGACATTAATTGATGGTTTAGTATGTTGGTCATAATTTTGAATGTTTTGTTGTTTGGCATGGGTGCCTTCAAGATCATCTTGGAACGTGCATCAAACACCTTGAGATCCTTATCTTAACATCATTGTATAGTTCTTGTTAAGAAATTGACTCAAACTTATCAGATTGCTTGCAATTAAAGGAACATGCCGAACGTCACTTATGATTGCTTCTTGTCCATCATTTATCTTTGCAAGAATGTTTCTCATTTCTTCTGATGTAACCAAGATATTATATCCAAATATAATGGATCTTATTATTGATTCATCAAGCTTGATAAACCAACTCTTGTTGTCTGTCATATTATTGTTGCAACCTATGACAAGGAACCACACATTGGTTTTTTCTTGTGTCAAGTGTGTGATGGCTATCAAAATGACCTTTTCATAGTCATTACTTCCTACATTTTCAAATTGTACTACACCTTTGCTATTTCTATTTTATTCTTTGTTAAAGTAACAATCTCTAGCATAGTGTCCAAACTATTGGCAACTAGCATTGGTCTTCATTAATCTCTACTTCCTTCTTGAATTTTGGCTCTTGTGAGAGGCGTCATTCTTGTTTTGTCTCTCCTTGAATTCTTGAATTCTTGCTTGAACCATTTTCCATTCCACTTCTTCTTCCACTTTTCTTTCTCTTTGTTGATGAATGAAAAAGCTTCCAGAGATGCTTTCAATTCTTCAAGCTTCATTTCAGATAGATCTTTAGAATCTTCAATGGCCGCGACTATGTGATCCATTTTGGCAGGTTGAACTCTTATAACCTTCTCCACTTTTTATAATTGAGTTATCTTTTCTTTACATGATTTCATTTGATTGGTCAGCAACACTAATTTTTAGAATAAATCTACGATTGCTTTGCCATTATTCATATGCGTGTTCTCGTATTGTTTCCTCAAATGCCAAGAAACTGTCATTCATGATTTCAAGCATgtcttaaaatttgaatttgactTTCATTTATGCGCATCATCTATCATAATATTCCCCCTTGAGCACTTCTAGATTGATTAGGAATTGATTGGAGGTTGTATTTCTATTTTCCATTGATGGAAGCTATGAATCGAACTAGTGTTCTTGATACCAAATTGTTGGGTTACTTGACTTTCAAGTTATTTCAAAGATTGAGGAATTAAAGAGAGGTCAAAGCAAATTTGAGAGAAAGGTGGAATGAATGATTGATTGAGATACATGTGCAAGAGAGTGAGGCCCTTTTATAGTTAGAAAAGTCATAACAAATTGACAAACCATAAAATTTAGGTTGTGAC
Encoded proteins:
- the LOC131657361 gene encoding cellulose synthase-like protein G1 is translated as MVTITFTLHKETVQSWLFLSRTRMIFQFICVLSLFYYRIKNFITSYPWILMTLAETILSVMWFFNQAYRWRPVTRSVMTEKLPADENLPGLDIFVCTVDHEKEPTVEVMNTVVSAIAMDYPSDKLCVYLSDDGGSPVTYFGIKEASEFAKVWVPFCKKYSVKSRSPKVFFSPMGEDEHVLRSHEFEVERDQIKAKYEKMHKDIENFSSDPKNLCMVNDRSSRIEIIDDESETPRVIYVSRERRPSLSHNFKGGALNTLLRVSGLISNGPYVLVVDCDMYCNDPSSAKQAMCFFLDPETSKNIAFVQFPQMFHNLSKKDIYDNQSRNAFKTRWQGMDGLRGPGLSGSGNYLNRSALLFGSPNQKDEYLHDARKYFGESTTYIESLKAIREQQIIKKNLSKDEIFLEAQIVSSCSYETNTKWGSEVGFSYGILLESTMTGYLLHCRGWKSAYLYPKTPCFLGCAPIDIKEGMLQLVKWLSELCLLAVSKYSPFTYGFSRMSTIHNFIYCSMSISSMYAIGFILYGCVPQLCFLKGIPVFPKVTDPWFAVFAILYIATQIQHLIDVISGDGSISMWWDEQRIWIIKSLTSLFAMIEAIKKWLGSNKKRLYLSNKAIDTNKEKIKKYEQGRFDFQGAALYMSPMIVLLIVNTISFFGGLWRLFKIRDFEEMFGQFFLVSYVMALSYPIFVGILTMKNKSG